In Populus nigra chromosome 1, ddPopNigr1.1, whole genome shotgun sequence, one genomic interval encodes:
- the LOC133675821 gene encoding uncharacterized protein LOC133675821, translating into MAFHNKPKKPYAIPSQSKSNLCTTLFFVVLFTIPALFLLHAPTTSICTTLIANHARPWSGDLRNAEFAWNRLAFIENKPPPVKLKIAVFSRKWPVGTTPGGMERHAYTLHTALAHRGHQVHIFTSPVDENSPSVSHASVISYPQIHFHEGEPGKWIHSKAWKQFEEENQRAKPFDVVHSESVALPYWLARRVPNLAVSWHGIALEGLQSSIFQDLARKPNEAITPYFNKSLQGFVPRVLDEIRFFKKYEHHVAISDSCGEMLRDVYQIPRRRVHVIVNGVDEDDFGEDVRSGHEFRSRIGVPVNASLVLGVAGRLVKDKGHPILYEAFSEFMTEHPDVYLIVAGSGPWEQRYKELGPRVLVLGSMNPSELKAFYNSIDIFVNPTLRPQGLDLTLMEAMMSGKPVMASRFPSIKGTIVVDDEFGFMFSPNVESLLETLEAVAMEGSRRLAQRGKACRQYAASMFTARKMALAYERLFLCIKNETFCTYD; encoded by the coding sequence ATGGCCTTCCACAACAAGCCCAAGAAACCTTATGCCATCCCTTCTCAATCTAAATCCAATCTATGCACCACACTTTTCTTCGTTGTTCTCTTCACTATCCCAGCCCTTTTCCTCCTCCATGCCCCAACTACCTCCATTTGCACCACCTTAATAGCCAACCATGCCAGGCCTTGGTCAGGTGATCTACGCAATGCAGAATTTGCATGGAACCGTCTTGCCTTCATTGAAAATAAACCCCCTCCAGTCAAGCTCAAGATTGCTGTTTTCTCTCGCAAATGGCCTGTTGGCACAACCCCTGGTGGCATGGAACGCCATGCCTACACTTTACACACTGCCCTAGCTCACCGCGGCCATCAAGTGCATATCTTCACCTCTCCTGTAGATGAAAATAGCCCATCCGTTTCTCATGCCAGTGTAATATCTTATCCACAAATTCATTTTCATGAAGGGGAACCGGGCAAGTGGATACATAGCAAAGCATGGAAGCAATTTGAAGAGGAGAATCAGCGTGCAAAACCATTTGATGTGGTTCACTCGGAAAGCGTGGCTTTGCCTTATTGGTTAGCTCGCAGAGTTCCAAATCTTGCAGTTTCTTGGCATGGTATAGCTCTTGAAGGCTTACAATCAAGTATTTTCCAGGACTTGGCACGAAAACCAAATGAGGCCATCACTCCTTATTTCAATAAAAGTCTCCAAGGTTTTGTCCCTAGAGTGCTCGATGAGATAAGGTTTTTCAAGAAATATGAACATCATGTTGCTATTAGTGATAGTTGTGGTGAGATGCTTAGGGATGTGTACCAGATTCCTAGAAGAAGAGTTCATGTAATTGTCAACGGTGTGGATGAAGATGATTTTGGAGAAGACGTGAGATCAGGCCACGAGTTTAGGTCTAGAATTGGCGTCCCAGTTAATGCTAGTTTAGTACTTGGTGTGGCTGGAAGATTAGTGAAAGATAAAGGGCATCCAATTCTTTATGAAGCATTTTCCGAGTTCATGACAGAACATCCCGATGTTTATTTAATTGTGGCAGGGTCAGGTCCGTGGGAGCAAAGATACAAAGAATTAGGCCCTAGAGTCTTGGTTTTGGGATCTATGAATCCATCTGAATTGAAGGCATTCTATAACTCCATTGATATCTTTGTGAACCCAACACTTAGACCCCAAGGCCTTGATCTTACACTCATGGAGGCAATGATGAGTGGGAAGCCAGTTATGGCATCAAGATTTCCCAGTATTAAGGGCAccattgttgttgatgatgagtTTGGTTTCATGTTTTCTCCAAACGTGGAATCATTATTGGAGACCTTGGAAGCTGTGGCGATGGAAGGATCAAGAAGACTAGCTCAAAGAGGAAAGGCATGCCGGCAATACGCTGCTTCGATGTTCACTGCCCGTAAGATGGCACTGGCATATGAGAGGTTATTTCTCTGTATCAAAAATGAAACCTTTTGCACCTATGATTAG